ACTTGTGGAAGTCGTCGATGTACTCGATGAGGCGCGTGGCCGCTCCGAGGCACACCAGAAGGACGCCGGTGGCATCCGGGTCGAGTGTCCCAGTGTGTCCCACGCGCTTTTGGCCCGCGAGGCGCCGGACGCGGGCGACGACATCGTGCGACGTCCAGCCGGCGGGCTTGTCTATGATCAGAAAACCGTCCATCAGGGTTTGGGCGAATCCGGGGAGGGCGCCAACGGCCTCTATCCGCTAGCCGGTCTGGCCCTTCCCTGCCTCAAGCTTCATCAGGCCCAGAACCTCGGCCATGGCCTCGGCCATCGGTTTCTGAACGGTGCAACCGGCCGCCTTCACGTGGCCCCCGCCGCCGAAGTGACGCGCGATTTCCGCTACGTCGATGCCGTTGCGGCTGCGAAGGCTGACCTTGACGCCATGCGCCGTCTCGCGGAAGAGGGCGGCCGCGCGGATATCGCGAATGGCCATGAGGTTATTGACCACGCCCTCGGTTTCGGTCTCCTCGGCGCCTGTTTCGCGAAAGTCCTTGCGCGTCAGCGCGCTCCACGCCACGCTTCCATCGGACAGCGCGTTGATGAGCGCACGCCCCAACAGCTTAACGTTGCTGAAGGGCCGGTTGTCGAACATCGCCTGATGGATCGCATCGGGGTCGGCGCCGGCGTTCACCAGGGTGGCGGCTGCTTCGAAGGTCGCCGGGGAGGTGTTGCTGAACCGGAACGCGCCGGTATCGAAAATGATGCCGGCAAGAAGGCACGTCGCAATGTCGCGGTTGAGCCCGACGCCCAGGAACGGCAGCAACTCGTAGACAACCTGCGAAGTGGAGGACGCCCCCGAATCCAGGACACGGATATGGCCGAACGGGCCCGAGCCGGTATGGTGGTCGAGGTCCACAACACACGGAGCGGCGAAAACGAATGGCGCGATCGTCCCGAGCCGGTGCTCGGCGTCGCAATCGAGCCCGACTGACACCTGGGGCATCCAGCCGGTCGGCGGGTGCTTGGCGACCGATTCGGCTCCTGCCATGAACCGGTAGTTCATCGGCACCGGATCCTGGCACAAACGCACGACCTTCTTGCCAATGCCTTCCAGAGCGAGCGCGAGCGCCAGCATGCTCCCGAACGCATCGCCGTCCGGGTTGATATGGCACGCCAGGGTTATGCACTCCGCTCCCAGGATCGCGTCGGCGGCCTGACGCAGGAGGGTCGGATCACTCGGCATCGGTGTCCGTCCCCTCTGGCGTGGCGTCGCCCGTCTCCTTCACTTCCTCCAGCAATTGGAATATCCGGCTTCCGGTCCGGGTGGTTTCGTCTTCGAAGAAGCGCAGTTCGGGCACGGTCTTGAGTCGTGCCCGCTTGCCAAGCTCGGTGCGAAGAAAGCCGCGCGCCCGGTTCAGCGCTTCCAGGCTGTGAGCCTTCTCTTCGTCGGTTCCCATCACGCTGGCGAAAACCTTCGCGTGGCGAAGGTCCGGAGTCACATCCGCGCCGGTGATGGTGACGAAGCCCAACCGGGGGTCCTTCAATTCGCGCAGCATCAAGACGCTGATCTCCTCCCGGAGCATTTCTTCAACTCGTTCGGTACGTCGGGACATTTTGCTCTCTATCTGCTTGATGCGAGGGGCGGCCGAATTGGGCCGCCCTCACAGGATTTCCGTTTCCGTGCCAACGACCTCTATCCTTGGATCACTTTCAACGAACGCTTCAACCTTCGACAGAACCTCATCCAGAAACCGCCGCTCGTTGGCCACGGCGGCTATTCCCAGTGTCGCTGCCTGCCAGGCATCCTGGTGGCCGACTTCGGCGACGCTCACATTGAATTGTCGCCGAATCTGCTCGATGGTACTCTGGAGGACTTGTCTCTTGTCCTTCAGCGAATGGCTGGCCGCAATCCGGAGTTCCAATTGAAGAAGGCCGATGAGCATGAATGCACTCGGGAATTGAGAATGAGAATCGAGAATTGAGGTGCCGGAACACGGGAATCCTCAATTCTCACTTCTCACATCTCAATTCTCAGAACCGCGGCACTTCCTTCATCTCGTAACTCTCGATGATGTCGCCGACCTGCATATCGTTGAAGCCGTCGCACAAAATGCCGCACTCGTAGCCGGTCAGCACTTCGCGGACATCGTCCTTCACGTGACGCAGACTCTGCAGGCGTCCCTTCCATACTTCGGCCTTGCCCCGGAGAACGCGGGCATCGGCGCTTCGGGTGATCTTGCCCTCCAGGACGTAAGAACCGGCGACCGGCCCCCTCGGAGTGCGGAACACCTGGCGGCACTCTGCCTTTCCGAGGCTGATCTCTTCATAGACCGGCTCCAGTTGGCCAAGCATCGCCTTTCGGACATCCTCGATGAGCTCGTAGATGATGTTGTAAACGCGGACATCCACACTCTCATCCTGAGCCATCGTGCGAGCGTCCGGATCGACGGTGACATTGAAACCTATCACCACGGCGCCGCTAGCGCGCGCCAGTAGTACGTCGTTCTGCCCGATGTTGCCCACGCCGCCATGCACGAACTCGATCTTCACCTCGGCGTCGCTGAGCTGCTCGAGCGATTGCTTCACGGCTTCGAGAGAGCCATCGACGTCGGCCTTGATGATGGCGTTGAGGACCTTTGTCTCGCCCTCGGTCAACTGGCGCCGCAGGTCTGCAAGCGTAACGCGCTGCCGCTTGGAGATCCGCTCCGCACGGGCAATCGTTCCGGCCTCGGCCGCCAACTGTCGGGCGGTGCGATCGTCCTTCACCACCGTCATCGTGTCGCCGGCGCTCGGAACCTGGCTGAGTCCCAGGACAACGGCCGGCACCGACGGGCCCGCCTTCTGGATGTTCTGGCCCTTGTCGTCGAGCATTGCCTTGATACGCCCGTACGCTTCGCCCGCGATGATGGAATCGCCGACTTTCAGGATGCCCTGCTGGACAAGGACGGTGGCGATCGGCCCGCGGCCGCGGTCCAACTGTGATTCAATGACCACGCCGGTGGGCGTGGCGGCGGGGTCGCCGGTGAGGTCCAGGTCTTCGGCCACAACCAGGATGCCGGTCAGAAGGTCGTCCAGGTTCTGGCGCTTCTTTGCAGACACGTTAACGGTCATCGTGTCACCGCCGTAGGCTTCCGCCAGCAGTTCGTAAGACGTCAGTTGGGTCAGCACCCGGTCCGGATTTGCGTCCTCGCGGTCAATCTTGTTGACGGCGACGATAATCGGTACGCCGGCGGCCTTGGCGTGGTTGATCGCCTCAACGGTCTGGGGCATGATCCCGTCGTCCGCGGCCACAACCAAAACGACAATGTCGGTCACCTGGGCGCCGCGCGCTCGCATCGCGGTAAACGCCGCGTGTCCCGGCGTGTCAAGGAACGTGATTCTCCTGCCGTCCCATTCCACTTGATAAGCGCCGATGTGTTGCGTTATCCCTCCGAACTCCTGGTCCGTGACGTGCGTTTCGCGAATCGCATCAAGGAGCGTGGTCTTGCCGTGGTCAACGTGGCCCATGATGGTCACGACCGGGGGCCTGGAAATCGGGTTCGACTTTCGTGACGCGGGGGCATGCCGCTCCACCTTGGGCGCCTTCCGAACACCCTCCGTTACGACGTAGCCCATCTTCTGAGCGACTTCGGTGGCAACGTCGATGTCCAGGGTCTGGGAGACGCTGGCCATGATCCTCATGCCCATGAGGCGCTTCTGGATGGCGGGTGCGCCGATGCCCATGGCTTCGGCCAGTTCCCGGACCGTCATACCGGGGATAACCTCCACCGCCTTGGTTGCGGCCGGGGCGGCCGGAGCGGCATCGGGTTTGGCGGCGGCATTGGATTTTGTGGGAGCGGCCACTTCGCGCACCTGTTTGGCGGTTTCCGCCGAAAGGGTACTGGAATGGCTCTTCACGGTTTCGCCGAGATCGGCGAGGAGATGAAGCAACTCTGTGTTGCTTATTTCGAGTTCCTTGGCGAGTTCGTAGACTCGTACAGTTCCGGGCATCCTGTGACCTGCTTTCCTGCTTAACTCATGATGGCCTCCGCGGTTTGCGGTCATACACCAATCAGTCTGGTATTACTTGATACTGGGCCACGAGGGCGCGATCAGATCGCATCCGGTGGACGGTTTGCTATTGCCGTACGTGCCGCTTCCACGGATTCCGTCGGCACGGGCGCTTTCAGACCTCTGTCCAGCGCCTTTCGACGCACGGCTGTTTCCAGGCATGCGGCATCATGGCAGACGTAAACGCCACGGCCTTCGTCTCTGCCAGTGGCGTCCACATACACTTCACCTGCCGGATTGCGCGCGATGCGAAGCAATTCCTGCTTCGCACGCCGCCTCCGGCACCCCGCGCAGGTTCTTACGGGCTGGGCGCGGGGCATCTTATCTCATACAACCAGGGCTTCATCCAGCGTTTCCGCCGACGCCGGAAGAATGCTCTCAACGATTGACGCCGCGATCTCCTCCGCCCCATCGGGTTCAACGTCGGACACGGCATCCACCACGTCCGTATCACCGGCATCCTGCGCGTTTTCGCGCGCCTGGAGTTCCTCCAACTGCGCTTCTGAGCGGATGTCTATGCGCCAGCCTGTCAAACGGGCAGCGAGGCGCACGTTCTGGCCTTCTTTGCCAATCGCGAGGCTCAGTTGATTGTCCGGCGCGATGACCAGGGCGCTCTTGGCATCCTCATTCACGCGCACGTTAACGGCCTTGGCCGGGCTGAGCGCGGCCGCGATGTACGTGGCGTCGTCGTCGCTCCAACGAACGATATCGATCTTTTCGCCGTAGAGCTCCGAGACCACGTTCTGCACCCGCGATCCGCGGTGCCCCACGCACGCGCCGACAGGGTCGACCTTGGACTCGTTGCTGTGAACGGCGATCTTGCTCCTGGCGCCAGGTTCACGCGCGACGGATTTGATCTCGACAACGCCGTCTGCGATCTCCGGCACTTCAAGTTCAAACAGTCGGCGGATCAGGCTCGGATGGCTGCGGCTGACGATGATCTGCGGCCCCTTGTTGGTCTTGCGGGCCTCCAGCACATACACCTTGATCCGTTCGCCGAACCGGTATGCCTCGCCGTGCACCTGTTCGCTGGCCGGGAGGATAGCCTCGATTTTGCCTAGCGAAATGTACACCGAACGCTGCTCGCGGCGCGAGACCGTCCCGGTGATGACATTGTTGACTTTGTCGACATACTCTTCAAGGACCTTGTCGCGCTCGGCTTCCCGGATGCGCTGCATTACCACCTGTTTGGCGGTCTGCGCGGCGATGCGGCCGAAGTTCTCTGGAGTGACTTCGAACTGAACGTAGTCGCCAACTTCCAGCTCGGGGTCGAGCTTCTGCGCTTCCGCAAGGCTGATCTGAATGTGCGGCTGGGGGTCGGCTTCCACCACTTCCTGGCGGGCGTACACACGGAACTCGGCGCGATGGGAGTCGATCTCAACCTCGATCTCTCCCTGCACTCCGTAGTGCTTCTTATAGGCGGAGACGAGGGCCATCTTGACCAACTCCAGCAAGGCGTCTGCGGAAATCTCTTTCTCGCGTTCCAACTGCTTCAAGGCATCCAGAAAGTCGCCGCCCATATGAGTTCTCCTTTATTCCGTTCTTGAATGGTGATGCCGGCCGCCGGCATCGTGCATATGCCAAAAGACACGGAGTGAGCCGAGGCCCACTCCGGAGTCGCTCGATAATTGAACTGTAATTAAGTATACCACCCCTCCGGGGGCATTGCAATACGAGGCGCACACCGGATTACCTACCCGGCGCGCCCCGGATACCCGATAATAGCACTGTGAAACAGCACCACACTGCAGTTGTGCCGGCGTCTCCCTCGGCGCCGCTTCGAGACGTCGACTTCCTGGTGGACACACTGGTCGCCGGGCAGTTGAGCGAGAACACGCGAAGGGCCTACCAGCGGGATATCCTGGATTTCCTCGCATTCACCCGTGTCACTCAACCGGACGCCCTGAAATCCGTGACAGTCGGCCAGGTGGAGCACTATCGCAACGCCCTGATGAAGAAAGGCGCCGCGAAGGCGACCGTGAACCGCAAACTCAGCGTGGTTCGGCATCTGTTTGAACGTGCGATCGGCGAGGGCTGGGCCGATCGAAACCCCGCCACGCGGGTGCGGGGTCTTAAGGCCGATATGGAGTCGCCCACTTCCGGCCTGTCCCTGCGCCAGGCCCGGGAGCTTCTGGCCAGCATCGACACGGATGACGTCAGGGGACGTCGCGACCACTGCCTCCTCCTGTTGATGCTGCGTACCGGCATACGCCGCTCCGAGGTGTCCGGCATACTGCTCGGCGATTTTGCCCAGCGCGAAGGGCACGAAACCCTGACCGTTCGGGGCAAGGGGAACAAGGTTCGGGTGGTCAAGGTCGCCCCGGACGTGTTGCGAACGTGCCGCGAATGGGTCGCCGCGTCAAGGCGAACGTGGACTCCTAAAGAACCGCTGTTTGTGGCCCTCCGCAAGACGGCGGCCGGCTATAAGCCGGCGGCCACCACCCCGTTGACCGTGGACTCCATCTGGAAGATCGTGCTGAGGCGCGTGGATGACGCCGGCCTGACCGCCCACATCACCCCCCACAGCCTGCGCCATACCTTCGTGACACTGGCCCTCGAGGGCGGGGCTCCTCTTCACAAGGTTCAGTACGCCGCCGGCCACGCCGATCCCCGCACCACGGAGCGTTACCACCGCCAGAAGGAAAACCTCGATGACAACGCGGTCGACTACGTGCGGCTGGGCGCAAAATGAACGGCGTCCGGCGCCGAGTGTGCCAGACGTCGGCGGCGGATGAAGCCGGTGTGTGAGTGCAAAACCTGGCCCCGGGGCGCGGCGTTAACCAGCCCTCGTGGTGATCCGCACCCCAAATCCTTGAAATGCCGCCCTAATCCCTCAACCCTCAACACTCTGCCCGATTAATCCTCCCTTGTTTGCCGATACTCAACTTATATAGACTTGAATACGTATTCGCGCGCATCGAGGCGCCTGGTTTGGAGGAGGTTCGCTCTGTATGGATTCCCACGCGGCAGTGCTGGCTCTGGGAGCGGTCGAGCAGTTTCAGCGAGACGCGTTCGGCATCACCCTCAAGGTGGAGAACGGCGTCGGCCGCATCTTCGTCTTAGCGGACGGCCTCGTCCGAGTCCGATTCGTGCGAAACGGCCAGGCTGAAGCAGACTTTTCGTACGCCGTGGTCAAAGCGGATTGGCCCCCGGCCGGCTTCGAGTTCTGCGATTCAGATTCCGTGCTCCGGATCTCGTCCCCTGCTCTCTCTGTCAGCATCCGCAAGTCGGATGGCGCCATCACCGTGCGCTCGGCTTCCGGGATGGCCCTCCTCGAAGAAGTGCACGTGTCCTGGAACGGCGACGTAGTGCGCCTCGCGTGGGGGACACCGGGAGATCGCGAGGTCTTTGGCTGTGGCGAGAAAGCCGGCCCGCTGGATCGCCGCGGCGCCCCAATGCGGATGTGGAACGCCGACCGTTACGCCTTCTCAACCGGCACCGATCCTCTTTACCACTGCATCCCCTTCTGCCTCGCCCTCGATGGGGGCGAAGCGCACGGCCTCTTTGTTGACAACACGTTTGAGCAGAGATGGGATCTCGGGTGCCCCGGCGAAACGGAGGCGTCCGTCGAATGTGACGGCGGCGCGGCGGATTTCTACGTGTTCGCGGGACCCACGCCGGCAGAAGTGCTCTCGCGGTACACGGAGCTCACCGGACGGGTACCGCTGCCCCCATTGTGGGTTGTCGGGTATCAACAGTCGCGTTACGCCTATTACCCCGAATCACAACTGCTCGGGGTGGCCGCGGAGTTCAGGCGTCGGAACATCCCTTGCGACGTTCTGTATCTCGATGTGCTGTATATGGATCGCTACAAGAACTTCACCTGGGATGCGACGCGCTTTCCGGACCCTCGCAGGATGATCTCGGATCTCAAGGCGGATGGTTTCCAGACGGTGGTGATCCTGGACCCCGGCGTCAAGGTGGAAGAGGGTTACGAACCATTCGAGCAATTGCGCGCTGCCGGATTCTACGCCAGGAACCCGGACGGCTCGCCATTTGTGGGCAAGGAGTGGCCGGGAGAGTGCATTTTCCCCGATTTCACCGATGCCCAATGCCGCGCGTGGTGGGGAACCATGTGTAAGGGCCTCACGGACGACGGCGTCGCCGGTTTGTGGAACGACATGAACGAACCGGAGGTTATGGATACCGATTCGCATACGATGCCCCTCGACGTTCGGCAGGCCGGAGATGGCATCGTGCCGGGAGAGCACAAGCGTCACCACAACGTGTATGGCATGCAGATGGGCCGCGCAACGTACGACGGCCTCCGAACCCTTCGCCCCGAGGAACGCGCCTTCGTGCTCGCGCGCGCTGGATTCGCCGGCGGCCAGCGATATGCGGCCACATGGACGGGCGATAACGTCTCCAGTTGGGAGCACCTCCGGCTGGGAATCCCGATGACCTTGAACCTCGGATTGAGCGGCCAGGCGATCAGCGGCCCGGACGTCGGCGGGTTTTCCAGCGAGGCGTCCGCGGAGATGTTCGGCCGCTGGCTCCAGGCGAATATCCTCTTCCCCTTCTGCCGCGTCCACAGCGCCAAGGCCGACTCGGACACTCCGATGGCGGAAGGCAAGAATCCGCAGGAGCCGTGGACGTTCGGCGGCGACTGGGAGGCTACCAACCGGCGGTATATCGAGTTGCGCTATCGCCTGCTCCCATACCTGTACACGGTCTTTGAGGAGATGACCCGCACCGGCGCGCCCATAGTCCGGCCCCTCTTCTTCGAGTATCCTGACGATCCTCAGTGCCGCAATCGTGACTACCAGTACCTCGTCGGCCGCGATATCATGTGCGCCCCCGTTGTTGAGGACGGCGCCCGCACGAAGACGCTGTATCTGCCCGAAGGCGACTGGTATGACTTCCGGACCAACGAACGCTTGAAAGGCGGGCGCGAAATCACGGTCGAGGCGCCGGTCGAACACCTGCCAATGTACATTCGGGCGGGTGCGGCCCTTCCGATGCAGGCGATTGTTCAGCATACCGGCCAGTGCGATTCCGTCCCGATTGAGTGGGTTGCCTGGCCCGATGCCGATGGCTGTGCGGACGGCGTGGTCTATGAGGACGATGGAAGATCGATGGAATACGCTCACGGCGCTTTTCGACGGACCTCTGTGAAGATACGCCAGGGCGAAGACGGTGAGGTCATCGAGGCGCACTCTATCGGAGACTATGTGAGCCCGCGCCCGTCGTTTGTCGTGCGGACGGTCCAGCCGGGGTTGAACGGGTAATGCCGGGCACGCACGGGGATAGTCTCCCGATTGGCGCGGCGATACGGGCGGAGCCCGGCGCCGACGGCCTGACGGTCTTCACGAAGAACGGTACGGTCGCGGTCACATTCATATCGGATGATGTCGTGCGCATCCGTGTTCTCCGTGAGGGGCAGTCTGAGCCGGACGCATCCTGGGCGATTCTCCCGCGCGAGGGGGCCGGGACGAAAGTGCTTGTTGAGGACGACGCGGACTCCCTGACTGTCCGCTCCTCCTTCCTGTCGGTTCGGATCGCGCGCTCCGGCGGCTCGGTCACCGTGGCCTCCGGCGTCCACATTCTACTCGAGGCGGCCGCATTTTCATGGGAGTCTGGAAAGCCTGTCCTTCGCTGGACCCAGCCGGCCGAACGCAATTACTACGGATGCGGCGAGAAGTCCGGGCCGTTGGAGCGACGCGGTGCGCCGATGGCCTTCTGGAACGCCGAGGAATGTGGCTACGCGCCGGGCTTCGACCCGATGTACCACAGCATCCCGTTCACGCTGGCGATGGATGGTCCCCTCGCCCATGGCTTATTCGTGGACAATACCTTTCGGCAGGATTGGCGTCTGGGCGAACTGGGGGACACACAGGCGAGCATTCAGGTTGAAGGTGGGGCGCTCGATCTCTATCTGATCGCCACTGGCGAACCGAAGTCGGTTCTCACACGCTGGACCGACCTGGTGGGGCGCTGTCCCCTGCCCCCGCTCTGGGCGCTCGGGTACCACCAGTCCCGATGGAGTTACTACCCGGAGAGCGCCGTCCGCGAATTGGCCGCGAATTTCCGCTCCCGCAACATTCCCTGTGACGTCATCTGGTTCGATATCGACTACATGGAGGACTACAAGGACTTCACGTGGCATCCGACCCGATTCCCCGACCCGGCGAAACTTCTATCCGATCTGAAGGCGGACGGATTCCGTTCGGTCGTCATGCTCGATCCGGGCGTCAAGGTTCAGAGGGGGTACGCGGTTTACGATTCACTCCTCGCAACCGGGCTCTTCGTGCGCAACGCCGATGGCACACCGTTCGTCGGCTCTGTCTGGCCCGGGCCGTGCCTGTTCCCGGATTTCACGAATCCCGCGACCCGCGCGTGGTGGGGCGAACAGTTTCCCTCCCTGCTTGCGTATGGCATAGACGGCTTCTGGAACGATATGAATGAACCGGCGGTGTTCGATTCGGACACCCATACGATGCCGGACGATGTCGTTTTCGATGGCGACGGGTTCCCGGACACGCACCTTCGGTACCACAACGTTTACGCGATGGATATGGTGCGCGCCACGAGCGAGGCGCTCGCGAAATACCGTTCCGAGGAGCGATCGTTTGTGCTCACACGGGCCGGCTATGCCGGCGCCCATCGCTTCGCCGCCACCTGGACGGGCGACAATCGGTCCGATT
The window above is part of the Armatimonadota bacterium genome. Proteins encoded here:
- a CDS encoding bifunctional oligoribonuclease/PAP phosphatase NrnA, which encodes MPSDPTLLRQAADAILGAECITLACHINPDGDAFGSMLALALALEGIGKKVVRLCQDPVPMNYRFMAGAESVAKHPPTGWMPQVSVGLDCDAEHRLGTIAPFVFAAPCVVDLDHHTGSGPFGHIRVLDSGASSTSQVVYELLPFLGVGLNRDIATCLLAGIIFDTGAFRFSNTSPATFEAAATLVNAGADPDAIHQAMFDNRPFSNVKLLGRALINALSDGSVAWSALTRKDFRETGAEETETEGVVNNLMAIRDIRAAALFRETAHGVKVSLRSRNGIDVAEIARHFGGGGHVKAAGCTVQKPMAEAMAEVLGLMKLEAGKGQTG
- a CDS encoding glycoside hydrolase family 31 protein gives rise to the protein MPGTHGDSLPIGAAIRAEPGADGLTVFTKNGTVAVTFISDDVVRIRVLREGQSEPDASWAILPREGAGTKVLVEDDADSLTVRSSFLSVRIARSGGSVTVASGVHILLEAAAFSWESGKPVLRWTQPAERNYYGCGEKSGPLERRGAPMAFWNAEECGYAPGFDPMYHSIPFTLAMDGPLAHGLFVDNTFRQDWRLGELGDTQASIQVEGGALDLYLIATGEPKSVLTRWTDLVGRCPLPPLWALGYHQSRWSYYPESAVRELAANFRSRNIPCDVIWFDIDYMEDYKDFTWHPTRFPDPAKLLSDLKADGFRSVVMLDPGVKVQRGYAVYDSLLATGLFVRNADGTPFVGSVWPGPCLFPDFTNPATRAWWGEQFPSLLAYGIDGFWNDMNEPAVFDSDTHTMPDDVVFDGDGFPDTHLRYHNVYAMDMVRATSEALAKYRSEERSFVLTRAGYAGAHRFAATWTGDNRSDWPSLAISLPMIMNLGISGHGISGPDIGGFVGEPTPELFGRWLQANALFPFCRVHSAKPNWEDPDAPGGAPQEPWAFGEDWEHINRESIGLRYRLLPYLYTLVEEMTRTGFPVIRPLLLEYPDDPDCRNRDTQYLVGRDLLVAPVLTEGDTTRTLYLPAGLWYDFWTEEALDGGREITVGAPLDRLPLFVRAGAAIPTQPFVQHTGECTGVPIEWRVYLGDGAEGTLYEDDGHSRRYLDGDFSRCQLNVEIKDGQAIVKTVCSGTFISPRPAPRVRIINGALVRRPSA
- a CDS encoding glycoside hydrolase family 31 protein, producing MDSHAAVLALGAVEQFQRDAFGITLKVENGVGRIFVLADGLVRVRFVRNGQAEADFSYAVVKADWPPAGFEFCDSDSVLRISSPALSVSIRKSDGAITVRSASGMALLEEVHVSWNGDVVRLAWGTPGDREVFGCGEKAGPLDRRGAPMRMWNADRYAFSTGTDPLYHCIPFCLALDGGEAHGLFVDNTFEQRWDLGCPGETEASVECDGGAADFYVFAGPTPAEVLSRYTELTGRVPLPPLWVVGYQQSRYAYYPESQLLGVAAEFRRRNIPCDVLYLDVLYMDRYKNFTWDATRFPDPRRMISDLKADGFQTVVILDPGVKVEEGYEPFEQLRAAGFYARNPDGSPFVGKEWPGECIFPDFTDAQCRAWWGTMCKGLTDDGVAGLWNDMNEPEVMDTDSHTMPLDVRQAGDGIVPGEHKRHHNVYGMQMGRATYDGLRTLRPEERAFVLARAGFAGGQRYAATWTGDNVSSWEHLRLGIPMTLNLGLSGQAISGPDVGGFSSEASAEMFGRWLQANILFPFCRVHSAKADSDTPMAEGKNPQEPWTFGGDWEATNRRYIELRYRLLPYLYTVFEEMTRTGAPIVRPLFFEYPDDPQCRNRDYQYLVGRDIMCAPVVEDGARTKTLYLPEGDWYDFRTNERLKGGREITVEAPVEHLPMYIRAGAALPMQAIVQHTGQCDSVPIEWVAWPDADGCADGVVYEDDGRSMEYAHGAFRRTSVKIRQGEDGEVIEAHSIGDYVSPRPSFVVRTVQPGLNG
- the nusA gene encoding transcription termination factor NusA, which produces MGGDFLDALKQLEREKEISADALLELVKMALVSAYKKHYGVQGEIEVEIDSHRAEFRVYARQEVVEADPQPHIQISLAEAQKLDPELEVGDYVQFEVTPENFGRIAAQTAKQVVMQRIREAERDKVLEEYVDKVNNVITGTVSRREQRSVYISLGKIEAILPASEQVHGEAYRFGERIKVYVLEARKTNKGPQIIVSRSHPSLIRRLFELEVPEIADGVVEIKSVAREPGARSKIAVHSNESKVDPVGACVGHRGSRVQNVVSELYGEKIDIVRWSDDDATYIAAALSPAKAVNVRVNEDAKSALVIAPDNQLSLAIGKEGQNVRLAARLTGWRIDIRSEAQLEELQARENAQDAGDTDVVDAVSDVEPDGAEEIAASIVESILPASAETLDEALVV
- a CDS encoding tyrosine-type recombinase/integrase — protein: MKQHHTAVVPASPSAPLRDVDFLVDTLVAGQLSENTRRAYQRDILDFLAFTRVTQPDALKSVTVGQVEHYRNALMKKGAAKATVNRKLSVVRHLFERAIGEGWADRNPATRVRGLKADMESPTSGLSLRQARELLASIDTDDVRGRRDHCLLLLMLRTGIRRSEVSGILLGDFAQREGHETLTVRGKGNKVRVVKVAPDVLRTCREWVAASRRTWTPKEPLFVALRKTAAGYKPAATTPLTVDSIWKIVLRRVDDAGLTAHITPHSLRHTFVTLALEGGAPLHKVQYAAGHADPRTTERYHRQKENLDDNAVDYVRLGAK
- the rbfA gene encoding 30S ribosome-binding factor RbfA yields the protein MSRRTERVEEMLREEISVLMLRELKDPRLGFVTITGADVTPDLRHAKVFASVMGTDEEKAHSLEALNRARGFLRTELGKRARLKTVPELRFFEDETTRTGSRIFQLLEEVKETGDATPEGTDTDAE
- the infB gene encoding translation initiation factor IF-2, encoding MPGTVRVYELAKELEISNTELLHLLADLGETVKSHSSTLSAETAKQVREVAAPTKSNAAAKPDAAPAAPAATKAVEVIPGMTVRELAEAMGIGAPAIQKRLMGMRIMASVSQTLDIDVATEVAQKMGYVVTEGVRKAPKVERHAPASRKSNPISRPPVVTIMGHVDHGKTTLLDAIRETHVTDQEFGGITQHIGAYQVEWDGRRITFLDTPGHAAFTAMRARGAQVTDIVVLVVAADDGIMPQTVEAINHAKAAGVPIIVAVNKIDREDANPDRVLTQLTSYELLAEAYGGDTMTVNVSAKKRQNLDDLLTGILVVAEDLDLTGDPAATPTGVVIESQLDRGRGPIATVLVQQGILKVGDSIIAGEAYGRIKAMLDDKGQNIQKAGPSVPAVVLGLSQVPSAGDTMTVVKDDRTARQLAAEAGTIARAERISKRQRVTLADLRRQLTEGETKVLNAIIKADVDGSLEAVKQSLEQLSDAEVKIEFVHGGVGNIGQNDVLLARASGAVVIGFNVTVDPDARTMAQDESVDVRVYNIIYELIEDVRKAMLGQLEPVYEEISLGKAECRQVFRTPRGPVAGSYVLEGKITRSADARVLRGKAEVWKGRLQSLRHVKDDVREVLTGYECGILCDGFNDMQVGDIIESYEMKEVPRF
- a CDS encoding YlxR family protein, which encodes MPRAQPVRTCAGCRRRRAKQELLRIARNPAGEVYVDATGRDEGRGVYVCHDAACLETAVRRKALDRGLKAPVPTESVEAARTAIANRPPDAI
- a CDS encoding DUF503 domain-containing protein — its product is MLIGLLQLELRIAASHSLKDKRQVLQSTIEQIRRQFNVSVAEVGHQDAWQAATLGIAAVANERRFLDEVLSKVEAFVESDPRIEVVGTETEIL